The genomic DNA AGGAGCACCCACCCCGCTGCGAAGATGTCGGCGGTGAAGCCTGCCGTCGGGTATGCGAGCCCAGGCCTTTCCGAAAGCAGATATCGATCTTCCGGTACCTCGACGGGATGGGTCACGGCAGCCAATTGAGTCCGCGTCACGCTGGCGTCGAGGAGAACGAGCTGATTATTGCCCTCCGTAAGCATGATGTTCGCTGGCTTCAATCCGCCGTGAGCGATCCCCATTCGGTGTAGGCGAGCCAGTGCGTAGAACAGATTGCACATCAGCTTGAGCTGGACGTCGATCGATTGGCGTGGCTCTTGCGCAGACCATTCTCGAATGTCGCGACCGGCTATGAACGGACGGGTGAGATCGGCGTGGTCGGGTCCTCTGCGCGCGATCAGGGTGGGGACGATGTGCGGGAGCCGAGCCCTACGCATGGCCTCCAACTCATCTTCGAGCCAGTGCCAACTCCATGGGCCCGTCATCGACAGATCCAGCCGCCGTACAACCACACGATCACGTGTGTCGCCCGACAGAGCCAGCGTCGTCGTGATGCCGGGGCTCTCCCGAAGCGACCTCACGGTGTCGATTTCCATTTTCATGTCATTCCCTACATCATCGGCCTCACTGCCTGTCCAGTCTGCCCAACCACCCCGGACTCGCGCCACGCGGCTCCGAACGCCTCAATGCGCGGGCGGGATTCCGACACCGTGGCCACCGACTGCTGCCTCCCGGAGGCTCGGTCAGGACCTATCCAAGACTTCGGGAGGTAGCGGACGTCAAGCGGGCTTTGATCCAATGCGCAGGGGCTAAAGCTCGATTACTTGGTGATGATGTTTGAACTGTGGGCTGTTCTTCAGCAGGGGTCCCATCTTCCTCTTTACCGAGCTCTGCCTCCTGACCAGCGGTGTTGACGGCCAGCGTGCCCGTGATCCGCTGCGCGGCCAGTTCTCGCTGTCACCGATGAGCACGAACTCGCTCGGCGGGGGTCAGTGTTGAGTGTTTGGGCGAGCGCGTCGTAGAACTCTCGTGTACCGAAAATAGGCCTGGTGTCGGTTCACTGTCGGTGTTTCATTCCAGGGGAGGTGTCGGGCGCACAGGTCGTTCCCCGCCGGCCGTCTCGGCCAACCCGCGCACCCCCATACCGCACCATTACCAGGTCCGCGGCTACCCGGCCTGGTATCGACACATCGCCCTTGTCGATGGCCACGGCCGCCCTTCTGATGATCGTGCGCCGAGGCGCTCAAGAAGGGGTATCTCCTACCGCTCGGATGCCCTAATCCCGCTGACAATCAACGAAATTCGACGACTAATCCACCGCGTCTCCTGCCCCGTGCGACACGCCCTCGTCCATGTCTGGCACTGGTCGAACTGGCGGCGCGCGGCCAAGCCGGAGCCCGCGCCAGCCATTGCAAACACCGACATCACAAACTGTCGTTGCAATACTAACGCGATCTGGACAACTGATATGGACACGACGTTCTACCTGGTTTACGCCCATCTGCTGCTGTATCGCTGCCGAGGACATGCCGACCTAGTGGCCACGGATCGTGGCGCCCTGGGTTTGCCCGTGCCGCACCTGTAGCTGCTGAGTCAGGTACGAATCGTGGATGGTCAGTTTGAGATGCTGCTCGACCAGCCGGGCGATCGGCGCCCTGTTTTCGTAGGCCGCCAACAGTTTGTCAGCCACAGTTCCGTGGCGCTCGCTTCTCTGAAATCGGCTACGTCTCGCGATTTTGTTCTCGGCCACCGGCGTTCGTCCTTATCTGGTAATGCTCACACTAGCGTATTGATCAGCGGAACACTCCTTCATTCAGCGCCCGGGATCGGCTCTGCTCGAGGGTTCTGTTCCAGATCGGTACAGTTCGCTGCCCAGCTACCGGCCTGGTCGACGGTGTCGTCGGCGCCCGGCAGATCTTCGCGAGGGATTGGCAACACCGTGCAACTCGCGACATTCGGGTGCACCGATGTGGTGCATGCATGCACACCACACGGGTTGCTCCTCGCGGTGCGAACTACCTTGCCCGCACGTTGCCGCTGTAGTTCCGCGCGGGTCCACTGTGGGCGAGTTGGAGTACTCGGTGGACTGACTTTGATGCGTGGGTCTTCCCGTATTTTTTACGGATGTCCGGGATTGGGACCAAGCCCACACTGGTCAAACCAGCGCCACGGCAAGGGCGGAAGACGGATAGGAGATCCTCAACGCACGGCTCGAAGGAGGGCCAAAGTGGGAGCCGATATCCGTGATTTGATAGACGTTGCAAAATTAGGGATTGGACTGGAAGGCAGTGGATTATCCACGGCACATTTCCTATTTCGACCTCCGAACAGGAACGCCGTCCCGCTGCCCCGTTGCGAAGCCCGAGCGTCCCTGCGCCGTTGAAGTGCAGGACAGCGCCGAGATCGTGCTTGTAGGAGTTGCGTCGGACGGGCCGACGCCAGAACCAGGAGTGTGTGGTGACGGGATCATTCGATTCAGTAGCTGTCGTCGGCGGAGGCATGGCAGGGGCAACCGCGGTAACCGCTCTTCGTGACCAGGGATTCTCCGGTCGCGTCTGCCTGATCGGCGCCGAGGAACATCTGCCGTACGAGCGCCCCCCGCTCTCCAAGGAGTTCTTGGGCGGGGAAATGCCAGAGGATCGGCTGCTGGTGCATTCTCGGGAGACATACGAGGAGCAGGACATCGAGTTGCTCCTTGGGCGGCGGGCAATCCGGCTGTGTCCTGCCGATGGTGCAGTTGAGCTGGAAGGCGGCGAGCGTGTCGGCGCGGACCGCGTTCTGCTGTGCATGGGAGTGCGTCCGCGACCGGTGGGCGTGCCCGGCGGGACCTTACCCGGGGTCCACTACCTCCACGATCTGGAGGACGCTTGGGCCCTGCAGACAGTCATCGAGCGCGGCGTACCGGTGGTGGTTGTTGGCGAGGGGTTCATCGGTTCGGAGGTCGCATCGACCCTCGCTGAGCAGGGCGCCGACGTCACGCTGCTCATGGCCGGGGATCTACCAATGCCGGTACTCGGTGCGGAAGCATCCGGATGGATACTCGACCAGCACCGCTCCAACGGTGTTGACGTCCGGGCACGGTCGCCGCTTCAGGCTATTCGTGGACGGGATCGTGTGGAGTCGGTGGAGCTCAGCGACGGAACTGTCCTGCCCGCAGGCGCAGTTGTGGTCGGGATCGGATCTGAACCGGTGGTTGACTTGGCAACCGACGTCGGGATCACCGTAGATAACGGCATTCTCGTTGATGGGTTGAGCCGTACATCGGTTCCCGGAATCTATGCGGCCGGGGACCTGGCGCGTTTTCCGAGCCCGACGTTCGGCCGCAGTATCCGAGTCGAACACTGGCAGAACGCGCAGCTCCAGGCCGCGAAGGCTGTTGAAGGGATGCTTGGTCACGGTGACCGCGACATTGAACCCTATGACGACATTCCGTGGGCCTGGACCAAGCAATACGGAAATCAGTGGGAAATCGCCGGCCGACCCGGACCAGATATGCAGGTCATCCGTCGAGGAGTCCCAGGTAGTACCGACGGTGCGCTGTGGATCTTCTCGGCGCATGGACGCGTGCAGGGTGCGGTAGTGGTGAACCGGCGACGTGAGTTGAGAGCTGTGCGTCGAGCGCTCGAGCAGGGGCCCATATTCACAAACGACACAATTCGGGATGAGTCGGTCGACTTACGTGCCGCCCTCAGCGATACCGACGCGGCAAGGCATGAGAAGACCGCATGACGGTCACAAACGAGTGAGATGAGAGGTACGAGATGGGTTGGCTAGAAGGCAACGTTGCGGTTATCACCGGTGGCGGATCGGGCCTGGGTAGGGCGCTGGTTGAGCGATTCATCGAGGAGGGCGCAAAAGTAGGAGTCCTGGAGAGGTCGGCGGAGAAGGTCAAGAAGCTTGCGGCTGATTTCGGCGAGAATGTCGTCACTGTCGAGGGCGACGTGAGCAAGTACGAGGACAACGCTTCGGTCGTGCGAGAAACGGTGCGACAGTTCGGCCGCCTCGACACCTTCGTGGGTAACGCGGCGATCTGGGACTTTTCGACAAAGCTGGTCGACATCCCGGAGGACAGACTGGACCCGCTCTTCGACGAGATGTTCCACATCAACGTCAAGGGCTATCTGAACGGGGCGAAAGCGGCAGTCAAGGAGCTTGCACTCACAGGTGGTTCGATCGTCT from Rhodococcus jostii RHA1 includes the following:
- a CDS encoding NAD(P)/FAD-dependent oxidoreductase, producing MTGSFDSVAVVGGGMAGATAVTALRDQGFSGRVCLIGAEEHLPYERPPLSKEFLGGEMPEDRLLVHSRETYEEQDIELLLGRRAIRLCPADGAVELEGGERVGADRVLLCMGVRPRPVGVPGGTLPGVHYLHDLEDAWALQTVIERGVPVVVVGEGFIGSEVASTLAEQGADVTLLMAGDLPMPVLGAEASGWILDQHRSNGVDVRARSPLQAIRGRDRVESVELSDGTVLPAGAVVVGIGSEPVVDLATDVGITVDNGILVDGLSRTSVPGIYAAGDLARFPSPTFGRSIRVEHWQNAQLQAAKAVEGMLGHGDRDIEPYDDIPWAWTKQYGNQWEIAGRPGPDMQVIRRGVPGSTDGALWIFSAHGRVQGAVVVNRRRELRAVRRALEQGPIFTNDTIRDESVDLRAALSDTDAARHEKTA
- the hcaB gene encoding 3-(cis-5,6-dihydroxycyclohexa-1,3-dien-1-yl)propanoate dehydrogenase gives rise to the protein MGWLEGNVAVITGGGSGLGRALVERFIEEGAKVGVLERSAEKVKKLAADFGENVVTVEGDVSKYEDNASVVRETVRQFGRLDTFVGNAAIWDFSTKLVDIPEDRLDPLFDEMFHINVKGYLNGAKAAVKELALTGGSIVFTVSNAGFYPGGGGPLYTASKHAVVGLVKELAFEFAPKIRVNGVAPGAMATDLRGPGSIGLGETNVSSLPLADLIKQCTVLQELCEPADYTGHYVLLASKDNSRTATGAIINCDGGMGVRGLAETAGGNDL